The Arachis ipaensis cultivar K30076 chromosome B07, Araip1.1, whole genome shotgun sequence genome includes a window with the following:
- the LOC107607351 gene encoding uncharacterized protein LOC107607351, with product MEADELTRKLEAIRKLKKNVSTSLSQERSCPSSTQLTINKGQQQNIQLTDEETQTGQDDTTLPSPETTPHNESAMLEQGISTKGKRMPGVKATTIDEFLKENGIDVEIEGTSTELSEDGEESMALDKDYYQHVMEDIDDEEGEPKKKKTRGKTTCKEIYARTMEQREEVTFDLGQPVGPTDQSVSNLTSFVGTIGRNKRFVSLLYTSWHAVPPKAKKFMWDYVNTKFLLPDSGEKWVMQAIRDAWKWFKGKIKQKHFVPYDTIEDMVKNRPPQSNLADEGSE from the exons ATGGAGGCAGATGAACTTACAAGGAAGCTCGAAGCAATTCGTAAACTGAAAAAGAACGTGTCAACAAGTCTAAGCCAAGAGCGGAGTTGTCCAAGTTCTACTCAACTCACAATCAATAAAGGGCAGCAGCAAAATATTCAACTCACAGATGAAGAGACTCAAACAGGGCAAGATGACACAACTTTGCCTTCTCCTGAAACTACCCCACACAATGAAAGTGCAATGTTGGAGCAAGGAATATCAACAAAGGGTAAGAGGATGCCAGGAGTAAAGGCTACAACAATTGACGAATTCTTAAAGGAAAATGGGATAGATGTGGAAATTGAAGGAACAAGCACTGAACTAAGTGAGGACGGGGAAGAAAGCATGGCACTTGATAAAGACTATTATCAACATGTGATGGAGGACATTGATGATGAAGAAG GAgagccaaagaagaagaaaacccgTGGAAAAACAACTTGCAAGGAGATTTATGCAAGGACTATGGAACAGCGGGAAGAAGTCACTTTTGATCTTGGACAGCCCGTAGGACCAACCGACCAAAGTGTTTCTAATTTAACTAGTTTTGTTGGCACTATTGGTAGAAATAAAAGATTCGTTAGTCTTTTGTACACTAGTTGGCATGCTGTTCCTCCTAAAGCTAAGAAGTTCATGTGGGACTATGTTAAC ACCAAGTTTCTCCTCCCAGACAGTGGAGAAAAGTGGGTAATGCAAGCGATTCGAGATGCTTGGAAGTGGTTCAAAGGAAAGATTAAGCAAAAGCACTTCGTTCCCTATGATACTATTGAAGATATGGTGAAGAATCGACCCCCTCAA AGCAATTTGGCAGATGAAGGATCTGAGTAG